The Flavobacterium galactosidilyticum nucleotide sequence ATTTTACTCGAAAACTGGAAAGTAACTTTGTTAACACAAATTAAGCTATGAGTGTCATTTATTTATTAATATCCATCAGTATAATAATTGCTATTGGTTTTTTTATTGCTTTTATTACAGCGGTAAAGACAGGGCAATATGATGATGATTACACACCATCTGTCAGAATGCTTTTTGATGATGAGTTGATGAAATCTACGAAAAAAATAACTAAGCTTGAAAATAATGAAGAAAAGAAACAGGAGAATTAATCCAGTTCTATTGACTTCAAACATTAAAATTAAAATAAAAAACAAATTTAATTATGGAAATGCAGCAGTTTTATTATGACAACAAAATTGTAAAGAAATTCATTTTCGCTACTATTGCTTTTGGCGTAGTAGGGATGATAGTGGGGCTCACGTTAGCCTTTATGTTTCTTTTCCCAAACATGACCGATGGAATATCTTGGTTAAGCTACGGTAGATTAAGACCCTTACATACAAATGCGGTTATTTTTGCGTTTGTAGGAAATGCTTTTTTTGCCGGAATGTATTATTCCATGCAGCGATTGCTTAAAGCCAGAATGTACAGTGATTTATTAAGTAATATTCACTTTTGGGGATGGCAATTAATCATTGTTGCTGCAGCAATTACCTTGCCTTTAGGTTTTAGTTCCTCTAAAGAATATGCTGAATTAGAGTGGCCTATTGATATTGCAATTACGCTTATTTGGGTTGTAATGGGTATCAACATGATTGGAACCATGATCAAACGTAGAGAGCGCCATTTATATGTTGCAATCTGGTTTTACTTGGCAACATTTGTTACTGTTGCGGTTTTACATATTTTCAATAATATAGAAATTCCAGTTTCTGCTTGGAAAAGTTATTCTGTTTACGCAGGAGTTCAAGATGCATTAGTACAATGGTGGTACGGTCACAATGCAGTTGCATTTTTCTTAACAACTCCGTTCTTAGGATTAATGTATTACTTTGTTCCTAAAGCTGCTAATCGCCCTGTGTATTCTTACAGACTATCAATCGTTCACTTCTGGTCGTTAATTTTTATTTACATCTGGGCTGGACCGCACCACTTATTATATTCTGCATTGCCTAACTGGGCACAAAATTTAGGTGTTGCTTTCTCAATTATGTTACTTGCTCCATCTTGGGGTGGTATGATCAACGGATTATTGACTTTGAGAGGTGTATGGGATAAAGTACGTGTTGATCCTGTTTTGAAATTTTTCGTTGTAGCGATTACAGGTTATGGTATGGCTACTTTTGAAGGGCCAATGTTGTCTCTTAAAAACGTAAATGCTATTGCGCATTATACGGACTGGATTATTGCTCACGTTCACGTAGGTGCATTAGCATGGAATGGATTCATGGCTTTTGGTATGATTTATTGGTTAGTTCCTAGAATGGCTAAAACTTCATTATACTCTCTAAAACTGGCTAACTTCCATTTCTGGATTGGTACTTTAGGTATTATATTATATACAATTCCTATGTATGTTGCTGGTTTCTTACAAGCATCTATGTGGAAACAATTTAACCCAGACGGAACTTTAACATATGGTAACTTCCTTGAAACAGTAACTCAAATCATGCCAATGTATTGGATGAGAGCTATTGGGGGATGTCTTTACTTAGCTGGTATGCTTGTTTTAGTATATAACATTGTTCAAACTTTAAGAGCAGGTTCGGCAATTGAAGACGAGTTGGCAGAAGCACCAGCTTTAGTAAAAATTAGTTCTGGAAGAGTAAAAGGAGAAAAATTCCACCCTTGGTTGGAAAGAAAACCTATTCAATTGACAATTTTAGCAACAATAGCTATTTTAATTGGTGGTGTAATTCAAATTGTACCTACCATTATGGTTAAATCTAATATTCCAACAATTACAAGTGTTAAACCATATTCTCCATTAGAATTAGAGGGGCGTGATTTATACATTCGTGAAGGTTGTGTAGGATGTCACTCTCAGTCTGTTCGTCCTTTCCGTAGTGAAGTAGAGCGTTACGGACCACAATCTAAAGCAGGTGAGTTTGTTTATGATCATCCATTTTTGTGGGGTTCAAAACGTACAGGTCCAGATTTATTAAGAGTAGGTGGTAAGTACAATGATAACTGGCACTTTAACCACTTCTGGAACCCACAAAGTATTTCTGCAGGCTCAATTATGCCAGGTTACAAATGGTTGTTTGATAATAAAGCAATGGATATTTCTAATACTCAAAAGAAAATGCAAGTGATGGTTACACTTGGTGTACCTTACACAGAAGCTGAAGTAGCAAGTGGTTTGGATGACTTAAGAAAACAAGCAATTGCAATCGAAGAAAGTTTGAAAAATGATCCTGACTTTGTAAAAAGTTATGAAGAAAGTAAAGCAAAAGCAAAAGCTAAAGGTGAGGAATTTGTTCCAATGAACGAAAGAGAAATTGTAGCGATGATTGCTTATATGCAAAGACTTGGAACTGATATTAAAGTAAAGAAATAGTACTAAAATTATAAAGTCATGTTCGAACAAGTAAAACATAATTTAGAGACTATTGATGGAGTGGCGACATTTCCTATCATCTCATTACTGATTTTTTTCTTCTTTTTTGTAGGATTAGGCATTTGGGTGTTTTCCTATAAAAAAGAAAGAATCGATGAGTTGAGTCAAATGCCATTGCAAGACAATAAAATAGTATAATTTTTTAAAAATATATAGAATGAAAAAATTAATTCCAGCATACGTAAGCGTACTTGTTCTTTTCTTTGCTGCATTTGGAGCAATGGAGTATTTCGTTGACTCAGGGGATAAGCCTGCTTTTATTAAGTACCCTATGGTTTCTGTGTTTTTAATGGTATTTCTCTTTGTATTAATAGCGATATCAATTACAATGAGAGCTGTAGACAATATCACTTATCAATTAATGACTGAAGAGGAAAAAGCGAAATTAAATGCAGCAGGTACTCAGAGTTTCACTGAAAGTGATTGGTATAAAAAATTAGTATCAACGTTTGTAAGACCAGAATCTACAGTAGTAAGCGAAGACCAATTATTATTGGAGCATGACTATGATGGTATCAAAGAGTTAGATAACAATCTTCCGCCATGGTGGGTCTATTTATTCTACGCTTCTATCGTTTTTGGTGTCGTTTATATGGTTCGCTTCGAAATCTTAGGCGCTGATGATCAAGAAATGGAGCTGGCAAAAGAAATTGCACAAGCTAAAATTGAAGTAGCAGAATACATGAAAACTGCTCCTGATATGATGGACGAAAAAACAGTGACTGTATTGACTGATCCCGCCGATTTAGCTGTTGGAAAGGAAATTTATACTACTAATTGTGCTGCTTGCCACAGAGCTGATGCAGGTGGTCAAATTGGTCCAAACTTGACTGATGACGAATGGATATTAGGTGGAGGAATAAAAAATATATTTCATACTCTAGTAAATGGTGGTCGTGATGGGAAAGGTATGATTGCATGGAAAGGAACTTTGAAGCCTAAAGAAATGCAAAAAGTAGCTAGCTATATCATATCTTTGAAAGGAAGTAATCCTGTTGATCCTAAAGCACCAGAGGGAGAAGTTTGGGTTGAGGAGTAACATTTTTACAGTTAAATAGCAATTAAAAACACACGTTTTTATTTAGCTTTAGGATTTTAAGAATTATTTTAAAATTGTGTTTTAAATAAAAAGAAATGTCAAAATTACCAGATGAAGCTTTTAGAGATACTATTGGAACAATAGATAATGAAGGTAATAGGAAATTTATTTTCCCAAAAAAACCTTCAGGAAAGTTTTATGATTACAGGAAATGGGTTAGCTATTTATTACTTATAATTCTTGTTGCGAATCCTTTTATAAAGATAAATGGCAACCAGTTCATGTTGTTCAATATTTTAGAAAGAAGATTCAATATTTTTGGATTTCCTTTTTGGCCTCAGGATTTTTATATTTTTGTTATTTCTATGATTGTTGGGGTTGTTTTTATAATCCTATTTACTGTAATTTTTGGAAGAATATTTTGTGGGTGGATTTGTCCGCAGACCATTTTTTTAGAAATGGTTTTCCGTAGAATTGAATATTGGATTGAAGGAGATCGAGGTGCACAAATTCGTTTAGATAAGCAAGAATGGAATTCTGAAAAGATTAGAAAAAAAGGAATGAAATGGACTCTTTTTCTAATTATTTCTTTTTTTATTGCCAATGTGTTTTTAGCCTATCTTATTAGTAGTGATAAATTGCTTTTAATGATTGAAGAAGGACCATCTAGTCACATTAGTACTATTATCTCTTTATTGATTTTTACAGGTATCTTTTACTTTGTTTTTGTTTGGTTTAGAGAGCAAGTTTGTATTATTGCTTGCCCTTACGGAAGGTTACAAGGTGTTTTACTAGATAATAAATCTATAAATGTAGCATATGACTTTGTTCGTGGTGAAAAAGAATTAGGTAGAGCAAAATTCAATAAGCAAGAAGATAGAGAGGCATCAGGAAAAGGAGATTGTATTGATTGTAAACAATGTGTAAATGTTTGTCCTACTGGGATAGATATTCGTAACGGAACTCAATTAGAATGTATCAATTGTACGGCATGTATTGATGAATGCGATGCTATTATGGACAATGTAGGTTTGCCTAAGGGGCTTATTCGTTACGCTTCTGAAGAAGAAATAGAGAAAAATACTAAGTTCCAATTTACACCTAGAATGAAAGGCTATTCAGCTGTTTTGTTTATATTGGTTGGTATCTTAATAGGACTTTTATTTTTACGTACAGATGTTGAAGCTACAATATTGCGTTTACCAGGACAATTGTTTCAACATAAGGGAGAAAACATTAGTAATATTTATACGTTTAAAATTATTAACAAAACCAATAAAGATGTTAATGATATCCATTTCAAATTGGTTGGAATAAAAGGTACTTTGAATGTTGTAGGTAAACAAGATCTTATTGTTCCTAAACAAGGAATGGTTGGTGGAACACTGTTTGTCGAAATCAATAAAAATTTATTAGATAGCGATAAGACAAAATTGAAGATAGAAGTTTACGATGGTGATAAGAAAATTGAAACTAGTACGACTAGTTTTTTAAGTCCACGTAGTTTTGATTAACACTGTGGTAAAGCCTTCAAATTTTAAAGAAAATATCATGAAAATTAATTGGGGAACAGCAATTGTAATTGCTTTTGGTTTGTTTATTACGTTCATATTGTATTTTGTTGTTAAGGTTCAATCAGACTCAAAATATGATAATGATTTAGTTGTCGAAGAATATTACAAGCACGATGCAAAATTTGGTGATGAAATGAAACGCATTCAAAATGCTGAAGATTTAGTTTCAAAACCAGTAATTACTATACTTAGTGAGGGAGTTACTATCGTTTTTCCAGTGACTCTTGTTCCAGAAAATATAAAAGGAAAAGTGTCCCTGTACAGACCGTCTAACAAAAAGTTAGATTTTGAAATTCCAATTTCTCTTTCTGACGCTACTACTTTGCTCATACCTAAAAAAAGTTTGGCGGGCGGTCGATGGGACATTAACATGGAATGGCAGTATGAAGGAAAATCATACTTGACCAAAGAAACAATTTACATTAAGTAGTTAAAAAGCCATAAAGTCATACCTTTGATTTTATGGCTTTTAATCTTAATTATAACTTTTGACACAAAATGCTATACTCAGCCTTTATATTTGGTTTAATAAGTAGTTTTCATTGCATAGGCATGTGTGGTCCTATTGCGATGATGTTGCCTGTAGATCGATCAAATCAGGCTAAAAAAGTTACTCAAATCATAACCTATCATTTAGGAAGATTAACAGCATACGGAACCATAGGTTTTGTTTTTGGACTTCTAGGAAAAGGTTTCTTTCTCGCAGGTATTCAGCAGAATTTGTCCATATTCATAGGTGCAGCTATGATTGTTGTGGTTTTGGTACCAGAGAAAATATTTGCCAAATATAATTTTTCAAAACCAGCCTATAGATTGATTTCTAAAATAAAAACATCCTTAGGAAGTCAGTTTAGGAATAAGAGTTATAAGTCATTATTTACTATTGGTCTATTAAATGGCTTTTTGCCATGCGGAATGGTGTACGTTGCTTTATTTGGTGCAATCGCGATGCAAAGCGCAAGTCTAGGAGTTTTATATATGGTATTATTCGGTTTAGGAACGGTTCCTATGATGAGCAGTATTGTTTATATAAATTCTTTTTTGACTGTTCCAATTAGAAATAAAATCCAAAAAGTAATTCCGTATGTTGCCGTGCTTATAGGTTGCTTGTTTATCTTAAGAGGTTTAGGATTGGGAATTCCGTACATTTCTCCATCCAATATGAGCTTATTTGTTCAAGAAGATCCAAATTGCCACTAACTTTTTAGCTTTACAATATTTCAAAAAAAAAATACGCTCGAGGCGTATTTTTTTTTATTTCATTATACAATTATATTGTCATCGAAAACAATTGTGTGTCTGGTGTTTTTCGTTTTAAACGAAGGTCGAATGCCATGCAAATATTACGTACATAAGGCTTGCCAGCATCTGTAACCTGAATACTTTTCTCCTTAATGATAAGTAGTCCGTCGTTTTCCATTTCTTTTAATTGAATTAAAACCTCTGGAATTTCTTCAAAATAAGTTTCTTTATTCTCCCACGAAGTTACAAATTGACACATTAAATTCAAGATGTGTTTTCTGATGATTAAATCTTCATTTGTCAATAGATGCCCGCGGTAAACAGGTAATTTATCCCATTCTAAAATTTGGTAATAATCTTCTAAATTTTTCACATTCTGAGCAAAACTGTACCAACTATCACTAATAGATGAAACACCTAAACCAATCATTAATTGTGTTTTTGAAGAGCTATACCCCATGAAGTTACGGTGCAAATTTCCATTTTCAAAAGCATCATAAAGGCTATCCGTTTTTAAGGCAAAATGATCCATTCCTATTTCATGGTATCCATTTTCGAACAATAATTTTTTGCCTGTTTCATATAACATTCTTTTCTTATCATCTTTAGGAATGTCTTCGTCCTTAAATCCGCGTTGTCCATTTCCTTTAATCCAAGGTACGTGTGCATAACTATAAAAAGCTAAACGATCTGGTTGTAATGATTTTGTTTTTTCAATAGTGTCGATAATATCTTCAAGTTCTTGAAATGGTAAACCAAAAATAATATCATGACCAATTGAGGTATAACCTATTTCTCTAGCCCATAAAGTAACTTTCGCTACATTGTGAAAAGGTTGCTCTCTGTGTATTGCTTTCTGAACTTTAGCAGAATAATCTTGTACGCCGTAACTGACTCTTCTAAATCCTAAGTCATAGAGTTTTTTTAAATGTTCGTGGGAAGTATTATTTGGATGTCCTTCAAAACTAAATTCATAGTTTTCAGCTTTTTTTGCACTAGTGAAAATTCCGTTAATTAAGTCTTCTAAGTTTTTAGGAGAGAAAAAGGTTGGAGTTCCACCACCTAGATGAATTTCTTTTATAGTTGGTTTTTCACCTAGTATTTTACAATATATTGCCCATTCTTTTAGAACTGCTTCTATATATGGATTTTCTACGCTATGGTTTTTTGTGATGCGCTTATTACAACCACAAAATGTACATAAACTTTCGCAGAATGGTAAGTGAATATAAAGACTTATCCCTTCTGGACCATTACTTTGTATAAATGATTTCTTTAAAGTTTCTGTCCAAATCTCGTATGAAAAATCAGCTTCATTCCAATAAGGAACCGTTGGATAGCTAGTGTATCTAGGTCCTGGAACATTGTATTTTTGAATTAAAGAATTTTTCATAATAGGAGTATTTATTAGAAATCAAAAATACTACTAAGACTAAATATTTAAAATGATAATTATCATATAAGAAAATAACAAAAAAAAGAGACTCTAAAGTCTCTTTCATTCCATATTTATTACTTTTTAATATGACTATCAAATATTG carries:
- a CDS encoding FixH family protein is translated as MKINWGTAIVIAFGLFITFILYFVVKVQSDSKYDNDLVVEEYYKHDAKFGDEMKRIQNAEDLVSKPVITILSEGVTIVFPVTLVPENIKGKVSLYRPSNKKLDFEIPISLSDATTLLIPKKSLAGGRWDINMEWQYEGKSYLTKETIYIK
- the hemN gene encoding oxygen-independent coproporphyrinogen III oxidase, yielding MKNSLIQKYNVPGPRYTSYPTVPYWNEADFSYEIWTETLKKSFIQSNGPEGISLYIHLPFCESLCTFCGCNKRITKNHSVENPYIEAVLKEWAIYCKILGEKPTIKEIHLGGGTPTFFSPKNLEDLINGIFTSAKKAENYEFSFEGHPNNTSHEHLKKLYDLGFRRVSYGVQDYSAKVQKAIHREQPFHNVAKVTLWAREIGYTSIGHDIIFGLPFQELEDIIDTIEKTKSLQPDRLAFYSYAHVPWIKGNGQRGFKDEDIPKDDKKRMLYETGKKLLFENGYHEIGMDHFALKTDSLYDAFENGNLHRNFMGYSSSKTQLMIGLGVSSISDSWYSFAQNVKNLEDYYQILEWDKLPVYRGHLLTNEDLIIRKHILNLMCQFVTSWENKETYFEEIPEVLIQLKEMENDGLLIIKEKSIQVTDAGKPYVRNICMAFDLRLKRKTPDTQLFSMTI
- a CDS encoding sulfite exporter TauE/SafE family protein, whose translation is MLYSAFIFGLISSFHCIGMCGPIAMMLPVDRSNQAKKVTQIITYHLGRLTAYGTIGFVFGLLGKGFFLAGIQQNLSIFIGAAMIVVVLVPEKIFAKYNFSKPAYRLISKIKTSLGSQFRNKSYKSLFTIGLLNGFLPCGMVYVALFGAIAMQSASLGVLYMVLFGLGTVPMMSSIVYINSFLTVPIRNKIQKVIPYVAVLIGCLFILRGLGLGIPYISPSNMSLFVQEDPNCH
- the ccoN gene encoding cytochrome-c oxidase, cbb3-type subunit I, coding for MEMQQFYYDNKIVKKFIFATIAFGVVGMIVGLTLAFMFLFPNMTDGISWLSYGRLRPLHTNAVIFAFVGNAFFAGMYYSMQRLLKARMYSDLLSNIHFWGWQLIIVAAAITLPLGFSSSKEYAELEWPIDIAITLIWVVMGINMIGTMIKRRERHLYVAIWFYLATFVTVAVLHIFNNIEIPVSAWKSYSVYAGVQDALVQWWYGHNAVAFFLTTPFLGLMYYFVPKAANRPVYSYRLSIVHFWSLIFIYIWAGPHHLLYSALPNWAQNLGVAFSIMLLAPSWGGMINGLLTLRGVWDKVRVDPVLKFFVVAITGYGMATFEGPMLSLKNVNAIAHYTDWIIAHVHVGALAWNGFMAFGMIYWLVPRMAKTSLYSLKLANFHFWIGTLGIILYTIPMYVAGFLQASMWKQFNPDGTLTYGNFLETVTQIMPMYWMRAIGGCLYLAGMLVLVYNIVQTLRAGSAIEDELAEAPALVKISSGRVKGEKFHPWLERKPIQLTILATIAILIGGVIQIVPTIMVKSNIPTITSVKPYSPLELEGRDLYIREGCVGCHSQSVRPFRSEVERYGPQSKAGEFVYDHPFLWGSKRTGPDLLRVGGKYNDNWHFNHFWNPQSISAGSIMPGYKWLFDNKAMDISNTQKKMQVMVTLGVPYTEAEVASGLDDLRKQAIAIEESLKNDPDFVKSYEESKAKAKAKGEEFVPMNEREIVAMIAYMQRLGTDIKVKK
- the ccoS gene encoding cbb3-type cytochrome oxidase assembly protein CcoS; translation: MSVIYLLISISIIIAIGFFIAFITAVKTGQYDDDYTPSVRMLFDDELMKSTKKITKLENNEEKKQEN
- a CDS encoding cbb3-type cytochrome c oxidase N-terminal domain-containing protein, with the translated sequence MKKLIPAYVSVLVLFFAAFGAMEYFVDSGDKPAFIKYPMVSVFLMVFLFVLIAISITMRAVDNITYQLMTEEEKAKLNAAGTQSFTESDWYKKLVSTFVRPESTVVSEDQLLLEHDYDGIKELDNNLPPWWVYLFYASIVFGVVYMVRFEILGADDQEMELAKEIAQAKIEVAEYMKTAPDMMDEKTVTVLTDPADLAVGKEIYTTNCAACHRADAGGQIGPNLTDDEWILGGGIKNIFHTLVNGGRDGKGMIAWKGTLKPKEMQKVASYIISLKGSNPVDPKAPEGEVWVEE
- the ccoG gene encoding cytochrome c oxidase accessory protein CcoG, with product MSKLPDEAFRDTIGTIDNEGNRKFIFPKKPSGKFYDYRKWVSYLLLIILVANPFIKINGNQFMLFNILERRFNIFGFPFWPQDFYIFVISMIVGVVFIILFTVIFGRIFCGWICPQTIFLEMVFRRIEYWIEGDRGAQIRLDKQEWNSEKIRKKGMKWTLFLIISFFIANVFLAYLISSDKLLLMIEEGPSSHISTIISLLIFTGIFYFVFVWFREQVCIIACPYGRLQGVLLDNKSINVAYDFVRGEKELGRAKFNKQEDREASGKGDCIDCKQCVNVCPTGIDIRNGTQLECINCTACIDECDAIMDNVGLPKGLIRYASEEEIEKNTKFQFTPRMKGYSAVLFILVGILIGLLFLRTDVEATILRLPGQLFQHKGENISNIYTFKIINKTNKDVNDIHFKLVGIKGTLNVVGKQDLIVPKQGMVGGTLFVEINKNLLDSDKTKLKIEVYDGDKKIETSTTSFLSPRSFD
- a CDS encoding CcoQ/FixQ family Cbb3-type cytochrome c oxidase assembly chaperone, giving the protein MFEQVKHNLETIDGVATFPIISLLIFFFFFVGLGIWVFSYKKERIDELSQMPLQDNKIV